The proteins below are encoded in one region of Holophagaceae bacterium:
- a CDS encoding ribonuclease P protein component: MHIAQRFRIVRHSDHALPAPAAARPLAAQTAPKAPGSPPALDIRAWRAACPSASQAAMPSLLVHAPRRTGMAVERNRFKRRTRMAFLKVLRANPALDLSSWVIWVRPAKGSALGCRIDYVAIEGQLQLALSRLG, translated from the coding sequence ATGCACATAGCGCAGCGCTTCCGCATCGTCCGCCACTCGGACCACGCGCTGCCTGCTCCGGCCGCTGCGCGGCCGCTCGCGGCCCAAACCGCGCCGAAGGCGCCTGGATCTCCACCAGCATTGGATATCAGGGCCTGGCGCGCCGCCTGCCCCTCCGCATCGCAAGCGGCCATGCCCTCGCTTCTGGTCCACGCTCCCCGGCGGACGGGGATGGCAGTGGAGCGCAACCGCTTCAAGCGGCGCACGCGCATGGCGTTCTTGAAGGTCCTGCGGGCGAACCCGGCGCTCGATCTATCCTCCTGGGTCATCTGGGTCCGCCCGGCCAAAGGATCCGCCCTCGGCTGCCGCATCGACTACGTCGCCATCGAAGGCCAGCTCCAGCTGGCCCTTTCACGGTTGGGATAA
- the mnmE gene encoding tRNA uridine-5-carboxymethylaminomethyl(34) synthesis GTPase MnmE produces the protein MPQPICAPATPLFPGAVAVVRVSGENLAALLEPLVKLPSARTAALRSLAWDGYREQALVIHFPGPASYTGEDVVEFQLHGNPLLVRRFLGHLGRLGIRLAEPGEFTRRALLNGKQNLLEVEALRDLISAATDQQLRQAQGRQGALPAWITEAKARISPWMARAEAVVDYGEEEGIILDHESLKTDFIALLKVFHVEQHRSEAARWLRDGIRVALVGRPNAGKSTLFNAMASEDRAIVTEIPGTTRDVLEVRTEWAGLPLALFDTAGLRETAETVERLGVERVRAVLEQSDLILHLMPVTDAETDAGILARLAPFQGKVLPVRTMGDLSPAKPEGPLVISALQGDLAALQEALRERFLGDLSPDACLGAMATGRQREILGELIAQSELLLQLEPGCPPELPASALQGMWGLLAALTGEDRAESALDQVFSGFCLGK, from the coding sequence ATGCCACAACCCATCTGCGCGCCCGCCACCCCCCTGTTTCCCGGCGCGGTGGCCGTGGTGAGGGTTTCGGGGGAGAACCTCGCAGCGCTGCTGGAACCCCTGGTGAAACTGCCATCCGCGCGCACCGCCGCGCTTCGCAGCCTGGCCTGGGATGGCTATCGCGAACAGGCCTTGGTGATCCACTTCCCCGGCCCCGCGAGCTACACCGGCGAAGACGTGGTCGAATTCCAGCTCCACGGAAATCCGCTCCTGGTGCGGCGTTTTCTCGGCCACCTGGGCCGGCTTGGGATCCGGCTGGCAGAACCCGGGGAATTCACGCGCCGCGCCCTGCTCAACGGTAAGCAGAACCTGCTGGAGGTCGAGGCCCTGCGCGACCTGATCAGCGCCGCCACCGACCAGCAGCTCCGCCAGGCCCAAGGCCGCCAAGGCGCGCTGCCGGCCTGGATCACCGAAGCCAAAGCCCGCATCTCGCCCTGGATGGCCCGGGCCGAGGCCGTCGTGGATTACGGGGAAGAAGAGGGGATCATCCTTGATCACGAGAGTCTAAAGACTGATTTTATTGCTCTTTTAAAAGTGTTCCATGTGGAACAGCACCGGTCGGAAGCCGCCCGCTGGCTGAGGGATGGCATCAGGGTGGCCCTCGTGGGTCGGCCCAATGCCGGGAAGAGCACGCTCTTCAACGCTATGGCCAGCGAGGATCGGGCGATCGTCACGGAGATTCCTGGGACCACAAGGGATGTGCTGGAGGTCCGCACCGAATGGGCGGGCCTGCCCCTGGCCTTGTTCGACACCGCTGGACTGCGGGAGACGGCCGAAACCGTGGAGCGCTTGGGCGTGGAGCGGGTGCGGGCCGTACTGGAGCAATCGGACCTGATCCTGCACCTGATGCCTGTCACGGATGCCGAGACCGATGCGGGGATCCTGGCCCGGCTGGCTCCTTTTCAAGGGAAGGTGCTCCCGGTGCGCACCATGGGCGACCTGTCCCCGGCGAAACCAGAGGGGCCACTGGTCATCTCGGCCCTCCAGGGGGACCTGGCGGCTCTGCAGGAGGCCCTGCGGGAGCGCTTCCTGGGAGATCTCAGCCCCGACGCCTGTCTGGGCGCCATGGCCACCGGACGCCAGCGGGAGATCTTGGGAGAGTTGATCGCCCAGTCGGAGCTGCTGCTCCAACTGGAGCCCGGATGCCCGCCGGAATTGCCCGCCTCGGCCCTGCAGGGGATGTGGGGGCTGCTGGCGGCGCTCACGGGGGAGGACCGGGCGGAATCGGCCCTGGACCAGGTCTTCAGCGGGTTCTGCCTGGGGAAGTGA
- the gatB gene encoding Asp-tRNA(Asn)/Glu-tRNA(Gln) amidotransferase subunit GatB: MKPGFEVVIGLEIHVQLLTRSKMFCACRNEYGGAPNSHTCPVCLALPGALPVLNREAVRMAVALGLALDARIQPESVFYRKQYFYPDLPKGYQITQGPVAVVEEGRITIPGDPEVRGSAAPVGIRIERAHLEEDAGKSSHELSDKATYIDLNRAGVPLLEIVGGPDLRSANEAYDYLKALHRLVVFLGICDGNMEEGSFRCDANVSVRRAGDPAFGTRVEVKNLNSFRNVKLAIEHETSRHIDLIEKGEAFTQETRGWDADKGETKSQRSKEAAMDYRFFPEPDLPVLAITDEEIEAVRRTLPELPEARRDRLARDHGLTEYEAGMLLQSRAFADYFESVAREANGKQAANWMLGEVSRMLNDTGRNIGTLGLETAHLAELIRLVESGTINLNTAKEAVFPSVLRGEGSPSQIVDKQGLAQISDQSAIEALVQEVIRAHPGQLAQFKAGNEKLKGFFVGQVMKAGKGKVNPQLVNETLEAALGK; encoded by the coding sequence ATGAAGCCCGGTTTTGAAGTGGTCATCGGTTTGGAGATCCATGTCCAGCTGTTGACCCGGTCCAAAATGTTCTGCGCCTGCCGGAATGAATACGGCGGTGCGCCCAATTCACACACCTGCCCGGTCTGCCTGGCCCTGCCGGGAGCCCTGCCGGTCCTCAACCGGGAGGCCGTGCGCATGGCCGTGGCCCTTGGCCTGGCGCTGGATGCGCGCATCCAGCCGGAATCCGTTTTCTATCGCAAGCAGTACTTCTATCCGGACCTTCCCAAGGGCTACCAGATCACCCAGGGGCCCGTGGCGGTGGTCGAGGAAGGCCGCATCACCATTCCCGGGGATCCGGAAGTCCGGGGCAGCGCGGCCCCGGTGGGAATCCGGATCGAGCGCGCGCACCTCGAGGAGGATGCGGGCAAGAGCAGCCACGAGCTGTCGGACAAGGCCACCTACATCGACCTGAACCGGGCGGGCGTACCCCTGCTGGAAATTGTCGGGGGCCCGGATCTGCGCTCCGCGAACGAGGCCTATGATTACTTGAAGGCGCTGCACCGGCTGGTGGTGTTCCTGGGCATCTGCGACGGAAACATGGAGGAAGGGTCGTTCCGCTGCGATGCGAACGTGAGCGTGCGCCGGGCGGGCGACCCGGCCTTCGGCACTCGCGTGGAGGTGAAAAACCTCAATTCGTTCCGCAACGTGAAGCTGGCCATCGAGCACGAAACCTCGCGCCACATCGACCTGATTGAAAAAGGCGAAGCCTTCACCCAGGAGACCCGGGGCTGGGATGCGGACAAGGGCGAAACCAAGTCCCAGCGGTCGAAGGAAGCGGCCATGGACTACCGCTTCTTCCCGGAGCCGGACCTGCCGGTGCTGGCCATCACCGACGAAGAAATCGAAGCGGTGAGACGAACGCTGCCCGAGCTTCCGGAAGCGCGGCGGGACCGCCTGGCGCGCGACCACGGCCTCACCGAGTACGAAGCGGGGATGCTGCTCCAGAGCCGGGCCTTCGCGGATTATTTCGAATCCGTGGCCAGGGAGGCGAATGGCAAGCAGGCCGCGAACTGGATGCTCGGGGAAGTGAGCCGCATGCTCAACGACACTGGCCGGAACATCGGGACGCTGGGGCTGGAGACGGCGCATCTGGCGGAGCTCATCCGGCTTGTGGAGTCGGGGACCATCAACCTGAACACGGCGAAGGAGGCCGTGTTCCCCTCGGTGCTGAGGGGCGAGGGGTCGCCCAGCCAGATCGTCGATAAACAAGGACTGGCCCAGATTTCGGACCAGAGTGCCATCGAGGCACTGGTGCAGGAGGTCATCAGGGCCCATCCTGGACAACTGGCCCAGTTCAAGGCCGGCAACGAAAAACTGAAAGGTTTCTTTGTGGGTCAGGTCATGAAGGCCGGCAAAGGCAAGGTCAACCCGCAGTTGGTCAACGAAACCCTGGAGGCCGCGCTTGGCAAGTGA
- a CDS encoding YidC/Oxa1 family insertase periplasmic-domain containing protein: MKNRNLVIFVVLSMGLLLGYSYLVGMLYPPKPNAHAPVPPAAATPAPAAAAAPVSAATPQAAPATPQPPPAALNAATHTVKTSQLSLVWRIEDGALVQATWNDGTRFFNEAEKNEKGEEISKAFPGIGGVLHTQFQQVVEERTPNGLKVHFQNAEGDHLVYAIPDKGYAIEVGWTTKRGTHLDLIHRPTNEKEAQSLGRVFTLQEKGITAVAWADVLKDPFFSFLGFKRKEMPPAASLVGMDAGLDQGATAQRIHYFAALWDVSPHTTERDDRGYHLAPDKNGNLTARLYLGPKETSQLAAFGAPFTQVVDFGFFGAVAKVFFLVLFWIHRFVPNWGWSIILFTLLLRLLLWPLNTKSTMNMLRMKDFEPHQKALQAKYEKFGGDMTKKAEMQKELMALYKKNNHNPMGGCLPAIVQMPVFFALWSMLNAVYELRHAPWLGWITDLSAKDPHYVLPVLLGVSMLAQQAVTPAVGDPAQRKMMLFLMPAMMTFFFISMPSGLCLYYFVFNIVGLAQTWWLRRNYVGQEITV, translated from the coding sequence ATGAAAAACCGAAACCTAGTGATCTTCGTGGTTCTGAGCATGGGCCTGTTGTTGGGCTATAGCTACTTGGTCGGGATGCTCTATCCGCCCAAACCCAACGCCCATGCGCCGGTCCCGCCCGCCGCCGCGACTCCGGCACCCGCCGCGGCCGCAGCGCCAGTGTCCGCCGCTACCCCGCAAGCCGCACCGGCAACCCCGCAACCCCCGCCGGCAGCCCTGAACGCGGCCACCCACACGGTGAAGACCTCCCAGTTGAGCCTGGTCTGGCGCATTGAAGATGGGGCCCTGGTCCAGGCCACCTGGAACGACGGCACCCGGTTTTTCAACGAGGCCGAGAAAAATGAGAAGGGCGAAGAGATCTCCAAGGCCTTCCCGGGCATCGGCGGCGTGCTCCACACCCAGTTCCAACAGGTGGTCGAGGAGCGCACCCCCAATGGGCTGAAGGTCCACTTCCAGAACGCGGAAGGGGACCACCTCGTCTACGCCATTCCCGACAAAGGCTACGCCATCGAGGTGGGCTGGACCACCAAGCGGGGCACCCACCTGGATCTCATCCACAGGCCCACCAACGAAAAAGAGGCCCAATCCCTGGGCCGGGTCTTCACCCTCCAGGAAAAGGGAATCACGGCGGTGGCCTGGGCCGATGTCCTGAAAGACCCCTTCTTCAGCTTTCTCGGATTCAAGCGCAAGGAAATGCCTCCGGCCGCGAGCCTCGTTGGAATGGACGCCGGCCTCGACCAGGGCGCCACGGCCCAGCGCATCCACTACTTCGCGGCCCTTTGGGACGTGAGCCCGCACACGACCGAGCGCGATGACCGGGGCTACCACCTGGCCCCGGACAAGAACGGCAACCTGACGGCCAGGCTCTACCTGGGGCCCAAGGAAACCAGCCAGTTGGCGGCCTTCGGAGCGCCCTTCACCCAGGTCGTGGATTTCGGGTTCTTCGGGGCCGTCGCCAAGGTGTTCTTCCTGGTGCTCTTCTGGATCCACCGCTTCGTGCCCAACTGGGGCTGGTCGATCATCCTCTTCACGCTGTTGCTGAGGCTCCTGCTCTGGCCCTTGAACACCAAGAGCACCATGAACATGCTCCGCATGAAGGACTTCGAGCCGCACCAGAAGGCCCTGCAGGCCAAGTACGAGAAGTTCGGCGGCGATATGACCAAGAAAGCCGAGATGCAGAAGGAGCTCATGGCGCTCTACAAGAAGAACAACCACAACCCCATGGGCGGTTGTCTGCCGGCCATCGTGCAGATGCCGGTGTTCTTCGCGCTGTGGTCGATGCTGAACGCGGTCTATGAGCTGCGCCATGCCCCCTGGCTGGGTTGGATCACGGATCTCTCCGCCAAGGATCCCCACTACGTCCTGCCGGTGCTGCTGGGCGTGTCCATGCTGGCCCAGCAGGCGGTGACACCTGCGGTGGGGGACCCGGCCCAGCGGAAAATGATGCTCTTCCTGATGCCCGCGATGATGACCTTCTTCTTCATCTCGATGCCCTCGGGGCTGTGCCTCTACTACTTCGTGTTCAACATCGTGGGATTGGCCCAGACTTGGTGGCTGAGACGGAACTACGTGGGCCAAGAGATAACGGTCTAG